The nucleotide window ATTCGCACCACGCTTAAGCTTCTTCTGGGCGATTGGAATGAACTATTTCATGGAAGTAGCCAAAATGAGGGCAGCCCGCTATATTTGGGCGAAAATGATCAAGACATTCAATCCGAAAAAATGAAAAGTCGATGGCATTGAGAACTCATTCGCAAACATCCGGATGGAGTTTGACCGAGCAGGACCCATATAATAATGTTATTCGGACACTGATAGAGGCGCATGCAGCGGCAATGGGGCACACTCAATCATTGCATACCAATGCCCTGGATGAAGCAATTGCACTGCCGACTGACTTTTCAGCACGCATTGCCCGTAATACACAACTATTCCTTCAGGAAGAAACAGGAATTACGAAGGTCATTGATCCTTGGGCAGGCAGTTACTATGTTGAAAGTCTGACAAACTCGCTGATTGAGCGTGCCTGGGAGCATATTGAAGAAATTGAAGGTCTTGGCGGGATGGCGAAAGCAATTGAAACCGGACTTCCAAAAATGCGGATCGAAGAAGCTGCTGCAAAGGCGACAGGCGGCCCAGATTGATTCTGGAAAAGAAACAATCATCGGCGTGAATAAATTTAAACTGGACCAGGAGGATCCCCTGGAAATCCTCGATATCGATAATACTGCTGTCCGTGCGAAACAGCTTGAAAGGCTAAAGCAGCTGAAGGAAAACCGTGATGACGAAAAAGCAGAAGAAGCATTAAATGAATTAGCCAGGGTAGCAGAAACAGGCGAAGGCAACCTTCTGGAGTATGCAGTCAGGGCGGCACGCGCAAGGGCGACACTTGGGGAAATTTCAGATGCAATCGAAAAAGCAGCTGGTAGGCATAAAGCGGTTATCCGTTCAGTCAGCGGAGTATACAGCACAGCCTTCACAAATGGAGAGGAAATTGCTGAAGTCCAGCAAATGACACAGGAGTTCCTTGAAAATGAAGGACGCAGGCCGCGGATCATGATTGCCAAAATGGGACAGGATGGTACCATGACCGCGGAGCAAAGGTCATTTCAACCGCTTTCGCTGATTTAGGATTTGATGTGGATATTGGTCCACTTTTCCAAACCCCTGAAGAAACAGCAGTCCAGGCAGTTGAAAATGATGTGCATGCAATTGGAATCAGCTCTTTGGCCGCTGGACATAAAACATTATTACCACTGCTTGTGAATGAACTCAAAAAATTAGGCCGCGAAGATATTGTTGTCATTGTCGGCGGGGTCATCCCAGCTCAGGATTATCAATTCTTGTATGATAATGGAGCAAGTGCGATTTTTGGGCCAGGTACAGTCATCCCTGTTGCGGCCCAGACAGTTTTACGGACTATTTATGAGCGTCTAGGCTATGAGGAAGTGTCTAGTTAATGGCAGATGAGAAAAGGCCGGAATGGTTCAATCCTGAAAAGGCTGATTCGTTCTCAAGTGTAGTGAAGCCTGGCGTGGCAGGGGGAAATGTCGAAAAATCGGCAGCGAAAGCCGGGCGTTTCGTTAAAAAAAAGGAATTTACGCAAACTGGATCCAGCTGCGCTTGCAAGTGACATCAAAGCTGGGGACAGGACAGCTCTGGCAAAAGGAATCACTTTGGTTGAGAGCAATGCGGAGCATGACTTTCAGACGGCTCAAACTCTTTTGCAGAAATTGTTGGCTGATTCTGGACGTTCCATCCGTATTGGTATAACAGGTGTGCCTGGTGCTGGCAAGAGTACTTTTATCGAGAGCTTTGGCAGCTATTTATGCCATCTTGGTCATAAAGTTGCAGTTCTGGCTGTGGACCCCACCTCAAGCTTGACTGGAGGCAGCATCCTTGGCGATAAGACGAGGATGGAAAAGCTTGCGCGTAATCCGAGAGCATTCATTCGGCCATCACCTTCTGGTGGAAAGCTGGGTGGTGTCCACCGGAAAACGCGGGAAACAATGCTATTATGTGAAGCTTCTGGATTCGATGTCATCCTTGTTGAAACTGTTGGGGTGGGTCAGAGTGAGGTCATCGTCAGGGATATGGTTGATTTCTTTATGCTTCTCGTGCTGACTGGTGCCGGTGATGAACTTCAGGGAATGAAGAAAGGAATCATGGAGCTTGCAGATGCAGTCATAGTGAATAAGGCGGATGGTTTAAACGAACAATCAGCGAAAAAGACTAAAGAAGAGTATAACCGGATCCTGCATTTCCTTCAGCCTGCAACAAAAGGCTGGCAGACAGCCGCTATGACGAGTTCAGCACTACAAAACAAAGGCATTGATGAGATTTGGAAAACAATTTCAGCCTTTGAGAGCTTAACGAAAAAAAGTGGAGTCTTTGATGAAAGAAGGAGATTCCAAACGAAAGAGTGGCTGAATGATATGATTATTGATCAGCTTCAGGCAAATTTCTTTCATAATCCAGCAATAAAAAATCTGCTTCCTAAGGTGGAAAATGAAGTTATCTCAGGTAACAGACCAGTTGCTTCAGGTGTCGAGGAGTTATTTAAAGCATTTTTTGGAGACAAAAATTAAGCTGTCCAGCAATGGGCAGCTTTTCTTCATATCTATTCTAGGAATTTGGGGATTATTCGATGCGATCGTGAACCGGAAACAATGTATGCACCGTGCAAAAAAAATGGACAACGGAATGTTCCGTTGTCCTTCATCTAGGGAGTTTAGGGGTATGGATCTAGCTGTATTGTTAACATTCCCGGAATCCATAAAAGTTAAACATACTT belongs to Mesobacillus subterraneus and includes:
- the meaB gene encoding methylmalonyl Co-A mutase-associated GTPase MeaB, with amino-acid sequence MSKNRQRKPGVSLKKRNLRKLDPAALASDIKAGDRTALAKGITLVESNAEHDFQTAQTLLQKLLADSGRSIRIGITGVPGAGKSTFIESFGSYLCHLGHKVAVLAVDPTSSLTGGSILGDKTRMEKLARNPRAFIRPSPSGGKLGGVHRKTRETMLLCEASGFDVILVETVGVGQSEVIVRDMVDFFMLLVLTGAGDELQGMKKGIMELADAVIVNKADGLNEQSAKKTKEEYNRILHFLQPATKGWQTAAMTSSALQNKGIDEIWKTISAFESLTKKSGVFDERRRFQTKEWLNDMIIDQLQANFFHNPAIKNLLPKVENEVISGNRPVASGVEELFKAFFGDKN